Within Anolis sagrei isolate rAnoSag1 chromosome X, rAnoSag1.mat, whole genome shotgun sequence, the genomic segment GTCcgcccctccaggaaggactggagccactgtagaacagtgcctccaatCCCCATCCCAAGGAGAtggtccagaaggataccatggttgatggtattgaaagctgctgagaggtccaagaggaCTAGCAGGGATATACTCCCCCTGCCTAGCTATCtttgtagatcatccaccaaggcgatcaATGCCGTATCTGtcccatggccaggcctgaaactagATTgggatggatccagataatcagtttcatccaagaaactttggagttgtgaagccaccacctTCTCTAGAACCTTGCTCAGGAAGGGAAGGTTTGACATTGGCTGGTAGTTACTCAGTTGAGTGGGATACAATGCCAGCTTCTTTAATAAGAGCCTTACTATTCCCTTCCTGAAACTGATTGGATTATGCCTTGGGCCAGGGAAGCATTAACcagcaccttcacccactctgccagccaccccccccccccaacggccgatttaatgagccaggatggcaagggtccagagaacaAGTGGTTGCTCTTattcagggccatagccagaaaaaaatttcggggagggttgacaatttcgggggggggggttgaaaatttcggggggggggttgaaacctgcctcctagctcacgctgaagcaaagagcagagcaggggcagagcaaccttcaatagcccgcagctccacccctgtcaaccacttccaccaagtctggcctccttaatgagagcattcaacacacacacacacaacttggttgcttcactacatcggctattgctgcaagtaatgacagtgtgaataaattgacaatatttgcttgagatagtgcttacagttctggagggactcttaattttttgcatctcatagacttagcatggggattgggttaaccagttaaaattcatgagtaaactaggtttttttttaaaaaatctgaaacatttcggggggggggggttgaacccctaaaaccaccccctcgctacaggcctgctcttaTTCCTCCCAAGATCTTGTCTACGTCCTCTGACTGAATAAGTTGGAAGGAATCATGACAAACAGATGCCTCAGTTATTTCCACTGAGACTGCATTAACACTGGTgtctgagtgactttatctgcaaagaacaCTTTGCCCTCAATTAATCTGGTATTTTCGCCAAGCTCCGAATGACGAGGCTCCTGTTAACAAAGCCTTTggttgagtcacacactctccgcTGCAGTGGAAGGTTGAGTTTTGGAAAAGGGGTGGAATTTGGGACCTGTTTGCAGCAGTATCTTGgttcaccttgaaggggacttaTTACTTCATCACTTCCCTCCTTTTCCACGCAGTTGGTGCTGGTGTTAGGCGACCTTCACATCCCACATCGATCTGGCAGCCTCCCGGCCAAGTTCCGAAAGCTCTTGGTTCCTGGGAAGATCCAACACATCCTCTGCACTGGGAATCTCTGCACCAAGGAGACTTATGACTACCTGAGGACCCTGGCTGGGGATGTTCATGTGGTCAGAGGGGACTTTGATGAGGTAGGGAGGCGCATGAGGTCCTTCTTCTTGACTGGTGGGAGGCTTGGCATGGAAAGGAAGCCAGGGTTTGCAGATCTTGAAGGTTCTTGCATGGAGTGGGAGCTCTGGTTCTCAAATGAGGGAGGCTTTGCATGGAATGGGAGCCTCGGTTTGCAGATTGGTGTGTGTGGGACAGGAGTTCTGATTTTCAAATgaggggtgattttttttttagtatggTATGGGAACTCTAATTTGCAGACTTGCATGAAATGGGAGTCTTGGGATGCAGACTTGCTTGGAATGGGAGCCTTGGTTAATAAACTGGGGAGATTTTTGTATGGGACAGGAGTCCTGGTTTGCAAATAAGGGAGGGTTTTTTGCATGAACGGGAACCTTGATTTGCTGACTTGCCTGGAATGGAGGTCTTGGTTTGTAGACCAGAAGATTTTTGCATGGAGCAGGAGCTCTGATTTGCAGATTGGGAGGGTTTTTGTTAGAGTTCCCACTACAAGCTTGCAAACTTGTTTGGAGACTGTCGAGGTCCTTGTGTTAGACAGGACCTCTGTTATGCAAATGAGGGAGGTTTTCATATGGAATGGGAACTCTGATTTCAGACTAGGGAGGTTTTGCATGTAATTGGAGCCAGTTTGAAGACTGTGGAGGGTTTTGCATGGTGCAGGAGGTCTGGTTTGCAATTGagatttgtttgattttttattaattttttttggcaTGGAATGGGAATTCAGATATGCAGACTTGCATGGAATGGGAGCTTCGGTTTGTAGACCAGGGAGGTTTTGGCATGGGGCAGGAGTTTTGGTTTGCAGACTTTAGAGGCTAACCCTGTTCTTTTCCAGGGGCTGAGTTACCCGCAGCAGAAAATTGTCACTGTTGGGCAGTTTAGAATTGGCTTAATTCACGGCCATCAGGTGATTCCCTGGGGCGATCTAGCTAGCTTGGCCATTCTGAGGAGGCAGCTGGACGTCGACATCCTCATTTCTGGACACACCCACAAGTTTGAGGCATTGGAGCATGAGAAGAAGTTCTACATTAACCCAGGGTCGGCCACTGGTGCCTACACTGCCTTGGAAAGGTGAGAGCAAGCTGCTTTGTGAGGTTTATTTCTTAAAATCTTAACCCTACATTTGGCTATTTTGGGTGCTTGAGTGTGCTTGCTAGTTTTggttattcatatatatatatatatatatatatatctcattttcaTTTCAGATACAAAGAAGTGTGCAATTATCGGTCAATTCTCAACCATTCTACCTTATTGATGAGTTGCTATTTCTGTGATTTTTGTACTTGTGATTTTGAAGTGCCGCTTCAACATTTCTAATAGAAATACTCTGTTCTCTCCAGGAATATCATTCCTTCATTTGTTCTGATGGACATCCAGTCTTCTACAGTTGTAACATATGTGTACCAGCTCCTTGGAGATGATGTGAAAGTGGAACGGATTGAATTTAAGAAGATCTCAAATGTCTAAAGCTTTCCATGCAACACCTCTTGccatttcttccttcattttcttcacTTGTCGCAGCTTCACTGCAGCCTCATGTCATTTTTAGTAGGGATTTACCTCGCAAAGCTTCACAATCTCCAAGCCTCACAGAGAAGCTTATATAGTAAGTCCCTATCAAAAATGGCAGCAACAGTGGCAAAGCCCACCCCAGAGGGATTGTCCACGTGATCTGAAGTGTCCACATTTCCCTTTGCAATAAACCTAGTTTTGTAATGTGTGTCTCTGGAGGAGAATAATCCTTGATGCTCTCCCCTTGGTGATGGAATTGGAAAAAAAGCATGCTGGATGGACAGACTGGAAACTTCCAAACacctatttctttattttcttcctttatttctttgcatTCTGCCTGTTTCCCAAGAACAGGACTTAAGGAGGTTTATGGTGTATTATAAAATATGTGAAAACATCAGATaaagataataaatataaaagtACTTTAAAAATCCTACCAACTGTAAAgccttttttgttgttatttattcactcagtcgtttccaactctttgtgacctcatggaccagcccatgccagagctccctgttggccgttgccACTCCCATGtctttcaaggtcaaaccagtcacttcaaggataccatccatccatcttgcccttggctgatccctcttcctttttccttccattttccccagcatcattatcttctccaaggtctcctgtcttctctttatgtggccaaagggccatctttgcctctaatattcttctctccaatgagcagtcaggcattacttcctggagtatggactggtttgatcttcctgCGGTCTAAGGCActttcaggattttcctccaacaccacagttcaaaagcgtctatcttccttttctcagcattccttatggtccagctctcacatccataggttactatggggaataccacttctttaactatgcggactttcgttgccagtgtgatgtctctactcttaactattttatcgagattggtcattgctctcctcccaagaagtaaacgcctGTCTGCAGcatgcatctgcagtaatctttgcacctagaaatacaaagtatgtcactacctccacattttctctctctatttgccagttatcaataagtctggttgccataatcttggttttttaatgtttaactgtgtaacgaattaggagagaggagggacgatttattatttattactcttaatggtgccaccaatgtgtgatgtgaggtattattgggagatatggcacactggacgcagaattaatggaggtgaggcagtcttcaaacaaaagttaacaagtttattgagcacaaagcatgtggttgcaagttgtaacttttcttatggaactcagaataatgcttggttagatgaatgttacactctttcaggttatacagtatcttcttgacatagagcacttgcttcggacaaagtatcaatacagggatatttcccttatttgatcctttctagatcaaattctaaataagctattctttagcctctccttggactaaagaattccggctatgtttccccctttcggctaccctagccagagaaactttcaatagccagacccggctttccaaagcctcgaaactttgcttcagaagtcactcagccaccttttcctctccttctctctcaactcctcactctaactcctcactgctaaaccctaactctgactgaacttaaactgtcgtttttcaaactctcccctctaagctcctcccacttctctacagcatcgtctccatggcaacgcactcctctcagttaggtcgctccagcattagtgcagccaatctaaacacaaatacagttaaaatcatacaatttataatcaacttctgtacaaactgcaacccagcttttgcactttcttcttcacCTTGGTTATAAAGCTACTCAGTTCCTTCTCGCTGTCAGCCATCATAAAACCTCTGTCCAGTTATGAAGAGGACTTCACctttcaatagccagacccggctttccaaagcctcgaaactttgcttcagaagtcactcagccaccttttcctctccttctctctcaactcctcactctaactcctcactgctaaaccctaactctgactgaacttaaactgtcgtttttcaaactctcccctctaagctcctcccacttctctacagcatcgtctccaggttgctaatgtttcttgCAGCAATTTTAACTGCAGCCTTGTATTTGTTAAGCCCCGcatgtcacatgatgtgttctgcatacaagttaaataggttgggtgagagtatagagccttgccgtactcctttcccaatcctgaaccagtctgttgttctgtggtctgttcttaccaTTGCCACTTTGCCGTTTATTATACGGATTCTTCagaagacagacaaggtggcttggtatctcCATTCCACCAAGAATGTGCCAACATTTATTATGTTCCACACagccaaaggctttagaatagtcaataaaacagaaagagatgctcttctgaaactccctgccttcctccattatccagcagatattggctatttggtctctcgttcctctgctttttctagaaccagcttgtacatctggcaaccctCACTCCAtgttgctggagtctaccttgcaggatctagATCATTACCTTACTGTCATGAGAAATAAGTGCCGCTGTAAAAAGTTTGagtattctttagcatttcccttttttggtatgtaGTTATAAATTGATTATTTCCAATCTGGTTGTTACAGTTcattaaaatacaacaacaatagtagtagtagtaataataataataataatacaactaagAGAAGAACACATTATTAAAAGCTCATTGTAGTATACTCCTAAGAGTCTGATGGAATAGAGATGCTTTCTAGCGAAGGAAAGCAAGGAGTGAGCCCTCTTGGTCTCTCTAGAAAAGGAGCTCTCTAAAGTCTGGAAGctgccactaagaaggccctgtcacccTTGAGAAGGTCACCGAACagcgagaagggcctctcccaaagATTGTCTATTGTGGAGTCAAGAAACCTGGAGAGCAGTGACCAGCCTGAGACTCATGAAAGATACTACAAATTTCCATAATTTCTGGTCATGTCAGTTAGATGTTGATGGGGGCCTAGAATACAGCATACGTTTAATTGCACTGTATAGAGAAATCAGATACTGTCGCTGTTGAGAGAAAACAACATCAATCTCAAAGGTCATTGAACTGATTTCCGCAGAACCTAACTGGAACTTCACTTCTGGCTTCCGGTGACTCCATTGCGTTGTTTTTCTGAGGATAAGAGCATGTGGtatgcccaaggccacccagtgggtttccatggccaccTATATCGTGAGTCGTAGTTCAATGCAATGTAGGCAAATGAGAATGGCTTACTATGTTGCCCCCACTGCCTGCCATCTCTCTTTCTGTCACTCGGTGGCACCTGTTCCCTTTCTCTATCATTTATATTTGCATAAAGGAGACCTCTCCCAAGCCCCAGGAGGGTTTAAAGGGAGCCTTAGGAAGATCTTAGGGTCAGCTGAGGCAGACTCAACCCTCAACCATGGCAAGGCTCTTTCTGACCCTTCTTCTCTTCGCTCATTACTTTGGTGAGAAATTGGGCAGAATTCAGCGAGGACATCTCCTTGTTTAAGCAGATGGTTATTTGCAGTAGTTCTTTCCACAAATCTCTAGCATCCATTAGTTTGCAATGAATGTTGGGCTGGATTCTATCAGTTGGTCCTAACTGGATCGACCCGTCAGTAGTGGGATTGATTCCACATTTGCTATTGGAGTCTCCTCCAGTTGAATGCAACACAATTCTGCCCTGTCTTGGGTATCCAGTACCATTTTAGACCCAAGTGGGGAGGAATCCTGTGCCATTCCGATGATAATGTAGAGCCCCTTTGAAAAGGAAATGGCTCCTTAAATCCTTTTTTACAATTTCTGAGAAAGGCATCTGAGCGTTGTCTCCCATTGGACTTGGCAACCTCACATATCAGTGTGATGACTCTTTGttgtcccctcctcctccttccaggcTTCAGTTCTGCTCTGACCCAAAGCAGCCTGGCCTCAGTGGCCCTGGGGGCAACGGCGACCATATCCTGCATGCTGCCTGGGGTGGACTTCATCAGTAGTGTCAGCCCAGCCTGGTATCAACAGAAACCAGGGCGAGCCCCTCGCTTACTTATCTACAGATCCAAGGAAAGAGACCCTGGAGTTTCTGAGCGCTTCTCAGGAGAAACTTCGGGCAACACTGCCACCCTGACCATTGTCCGAGCGCAAGGGGAAGATGAGGGAGATTATTACTGCACAGTGTGGCATAACAACAAGTACCACTGCGATGCAGTCGCAGGTGAAACTGGCACAAAAAGCCTCTCGGAGATTAAAAGCACAAGCCAGAAGGAAGTTGAAAAGGGAAAGGCACCTGGCATGCATCCAAACCATCAATTTGGCTTCACAGGTGCCAATCTATGAGGCCATAAGCTTGCATGGCTGGATCACAACTGGATCACAACATGAATCTCTTGGGGAGAATTGTGGAAGGGGAATCCATGTTTCCAAACAGCACTAGCCCATTCCAGacatcttcca encodes:
- the LOC132781527 gene encoding vacuolar protein sorting-associated protein 29-like, with protein sequence MYKVCWKATSLSLLCSIALQRRNRRIAKWGLITSSLPSFSTQLVLVLGDLHIPHRSGSLPAKFRKLLVPGKIQHILCTGNLCTKETYDYLRTLAGDVHVVRGDFDEGLSYPQQKIVTVGQFRIGLIHGHQVIPWGDLASLAILRRQLDVDILISGHTHKFEALEHEKKFYINPGSATGAYTALERNIIPSFVLMDIQSSTVVTYVYQLLGDDVKVERIEFKKISNV